A genome region from Penicillium psychrofluorescens genome assembly, chromosome: 3 includes the following:
- a CDS encoding uncharacterized protein (ID:PFLUO_004333-T1.cds;~source:funannotate) — MGWFWDSAKNDPVKKLDPGLRQYLEQESPDKYVPAGLKPAPEPESSPSPDHASQPTAPSASLYPDGRYAHLWTTYKPPVDADESVGVRGASKVIEKYKERGDTVQRAAMENCALEHEALTYCFQTGNWRKQIEARLTMCSAENGTFTRCFQTQSVSSTFLDQHGDQTNGRQKFLQALGYASSFSYDADREEQIQMHADKLYHQMLDYEKRVEDCKAAGVEPPPLTSLFQPDQHTGDEALPAGFKPSKPLAKLTPHERELEIRAHQAQLDQQKIYMQEASPFMKSQEEARNKRREKASSWFGDTIGKWVS; from the coding sequence ATGGGCTGGTTTTGGGATTCGGCCAAAAATGACCCGGTCAAGAAGCTCGATCCGGGTCTGCGCCAGTATCTCGAACAGGAATCTCCCGATAAATATGTGCCTGCTGGCTTGAAGCCGGCCCCCGAGCCAGaatcatcaccatcgcccgACCATGCTTCCCAACCGACCGCTCCCTCCGCCTCTCTCTATCCGGATGGCCGCTACGCTCATCTCTGGACGACCTACAAGCCACCtgtcgatgccgacgagAGTGTCGGGGTCCGCGGGGCCTCCAAGGTGATTGAGAAGTACAAGGAGCGTGGGGACACTGTGCAGCgggcggcgatggagaacTGCGCGCTGGAGCACGAGGCCCTGACCTACTGCTTCCAGACGGGCAACTGGCGCAAACAGATCGAGGCCCGACTGACCATGTGTTCGGCGGAGAATGGGACCTTTACCCGCTGCttccagacccagagcgTGAGTTCTACCTTTTTGGACCAGCATGGTGACCAGACTAACGGCCGACAGAAATTCCTCCAGGCCCTGGGCTACGCCTCGTCCTTTTCATATGATGCCGACCGGGAAGAGCAAATCCAGATGCATGCCGACAAGCTCTACCACCAGATGCTCGACTACGAGAAGCGGGTGGAGGATTGCAAGGCCGCGGGCGTggagccgccgccgctcaCATCGCTTTTCCAGCCAGACCAACACACTGGCGATGAGGCGCTCCCGGCAGGCTTCAAGCCGTCCAAGCCGCTGGCTAAGCTGACACCGCATGAGCGTGAGCTGGAGATCCGGGCGCATCAAGCGCAATTGGACCAGCAGAAGATCTACATGCAGGAGGCCAGTCCGTTCATGAAGTCGCAGGAGGAGGCCCGCAATAAGCGGCGGGAGAAGGCCTCGAGCTGGTTTGGTGACACGATTGGCAAGTGGGTGTCGTAA
- a CDS encoding uncharacterized protein (ID:PFLUO_004330-T1.cds;~source:funannotate) has protein sequence MAGDSPQLAAAGNAVDIESKTGYLSAGKADAALDFLRTEDTALLSEVDEKKLVRKIDWMIMPLMWAAYNLQYLDKVLINYASVMGLLTDTNMKTNEFSDLTLAFYVTYLVFELPTGFLMQRLPTAKYLGGNVILWGLMITLNCTAQNFAGLMTLRVLLGCFESVIAPALILITSMWYKRNEQPTRMGIWYVGTGTASIMGALVAYGLLFYTSNQFRSWQIMFLIFGLITIAVGICIVIFMPDNPMTSRLTHAEKVMAIERLRENRTGIENKNFKLKQCLEVFQDPQTYFIAVIVASSNVPNAAMSSFTSLIIENFGFTTKQTELLNIPNGVISIITIVAGSWYAARYDQRCLSIAACYLCGLLGGCLLAFPPKSMKAAQLAGNYLTQVTGSALPMIYSIASANIAGHTKKVTMNAVMLMSFCLGNILGPLTFRTEDAPDYIPAKIALVVTTAVAIIFSLLLKWYYAWENRRRDRRQEGQAHQEDSEFLDMTDRENPEFRYKP, from the exons ATGGCGGGTGATTCGCCTCAACTTGCTGCCGCCGGCAATGCCGTCGATATTGAATCCAAGACCGGGTATCTGTCAGCCGGAAAGGCAGACGCGGCGCTGGATTTTCTTCGGACGGAGGATACGGCGCTCTTATCTGAAgtcgacgagaagaaacTGGTTCGCAAGATCGACTGGATGATCATGCCGCTGATGTGGGCGGCGTATAACCTGCAGTACCTCGATAAAGTGCTCA TCAATTATGCCTCCGTTATGGGCTTGCTCACCGATACAAACATGAAAACCAACGAGTTCTCCGACCTGACCCTCGCTTTCTACGTCACCTATCTGGTTTTTGAGCTTCCGACGGGCTTTCTGATGCAGCGGCTGCCAACGGCGAAGTATTTGGGGGGCAATG TAATCCTATGGGGTCTCATGATCACGTTGAACTGCACTGCACAAAACTTTGCAGGGCTGATGACGCTTCGGGTTCTACTGGGATGTTTTGAGAGTGTAATTGCACCGGC ATTGATCCTGATCACCTCTATGTGGTATAAGCGGAATG AACAACCCACCCGCATGGGAATATGGTACGTGGGCACCGGAACGGCGTCTATCATGGGCGCTCTGGTAGCATACGGACTCCTATTCTACACAAGCAACCAGTTTCGCTCATGGCAGATCATGTTCCTGATCTTCGGACTGATCACCATTGCCGTGGGAATCtgcatcgtcatcttcatgCCCGACAACCCGATGACATCGCGACTGACACACGCCGAGAAGGTCATGGCAATCGAACGACTGCGCGAAAACCGCACAGGTATTGAAAACAAGAATTTCAAACTCAAGCAATGCCTCGAGGTCTTCCAAGACCCGCAGACCTATttcatcgccgtcatcgtgGCCTCCTCGAACGTGCCCAATGCCGCAATGAGCAGCTTCACCTCCCTGATCATCGAGAATTTCGGGTTCACTACCAAGCAAACCGAACTCCTCAACATTCCCAATGGCGTGATtagcatcatcaccattgtAGCGGGATCGTGGTACGCCGCGCGGTACGATCAGCGTTGTCTCTCCATCGCGGCGTGCTATCTATGCGGTTTACTCGGCGGCTGCTTGCTCGCTTTCCCACCGAAGAGCATGAAAGCCGCCCAGCTAGCAGGCAATTACCTGACGCAGGTAACAGGCTCCGCGCTGCCGATGATCTACTCCATTGCCAGCGCCAATATCGCCGGCCACACGAAGAAAGTGACTATGAACGCCGTGATGCTCATGTCGTTCTGTCTGGGCAATATTCTCGGTCCCCTCACGTTCCGCACCGAGGATGCACCTGATTATATCCCTGCGAAGATCGCGCTGGTTGTCACCACGGCCGTGGCGATTATCTTCTCGCTCTTGCTGAAGTGGTACTATGCTTGGGAGAATCGCCGGAGGGACCGGAGACAGGAGGGACAGGCGCACCAGGAGGATTCGGAGTTTCTGGATATGACCGATCGAGAGAATCCGGAATTCAGG TATAAACCGTGA
- a CDS encoding uncharacterized protein (ID:PFLUO_004331-T1.cds;~source:funannotate), producing the protein MTKLFTPLTVGRMQLTNRLALAPMTRLRADDTHTPLPIMKEYYAQRASEPGTLLISEGTFIAQQAGGIPNVPGIWSSAQIAAWKEITDAVHAQGSYIYMQLWALGRAASSEILKAENARYEVVSASATKLTAESAPAHALSESEIREYIELYAQAARNAVAAGFDGVEIHGANGYLVDQFTQDMTNLRTDSWGGSVENRSRFALEVTRAVSDAIGADRTGIRFSPWSTFQGMRMADPEVQFSYLAQKMAELKLAFVHLVEPRICGSSEAEPTSDAENLEFFLRAYANASPVIIAGGYKPDSVREAVDTKYKDHEVIIAIGRPWTANPDLPFRVKNGVPLVPYQREFFYIPKDPKGYADYEFSKEFEAARVATAAA; encoded by the coding sequence atgaCCAAACTTTTTACCCCCCTCACCGTGGGGCGCATGCAACTCACCAACCGCCTCGCCCTAGCACCAATGACCCGCCTCCGCGCCGATGACACACACACACCTCTCCCAATAATGAAAGAATACTACGCCCAGCGCGCCTCCGAGCCAGGAACACTGCTCATCAGCGAGGGAACATTCATTGCCCAACAAGCAGGCGGGATACCCAATGTCCCCGGCATCTGGAGCTCCGCGCAGATCGCAGCGTGGAAGGAGATCACGGACGCAGTGCACGCGCAGGGTTCGTATATCTACATGCAGCTGTGGGCGCTAGGCCGTGCTGCGAGCTCGGAGATTTTGAAGGCGGAGAATGCCCGATATGAGGTTGTTTCTGCCAGTGCGACCAAGTTGACTGCAGAGAGTGCCCCCGCGCACGCGCTGAGCGAGTCTGAGATCCGCGAATATATCGAACTCTACGCGCAGGCGGCGCGGAATGCCGTCGCTGCGGGATTCGACGGTGTCGAGATCCACGGCGCGAATGGGTACCTGGTGGACCAGTTCACTCAGGACATGACCAATCTCCGCACCGATAGCTGGGGCGGCAGCGTCGAGAACCGGTCCCGCTTCGCGCTGGAAGTCACCCGCGCCGTGAGCGACGCCATCGGCGCAGACCGCACGGGGATCCGCTTCAGTCCCTGGAGCACGTTCCAGGGGATGCGCATGGCGGACCCGGAGGTTCAATTCTCGTACCTTGCgcagaagatggccgagCTGAAGCTTGCATTCGTGCATCTGGTTGAGCCGCGCATCTGTGGAAGCTCGGAGGCCGAACCTACCTCTGATGCCGAGAACCTGGAATTCTTCCTACGTGCCTACGCCAACGCTAGTCCTGTCATTATCGCGGGCGGGTATAAGCCGGACTCGGTGCGTGAGGCTGTGGATACCAAGTATAAGGACCACGAAGTAATTATTGCGATTGGGAGGCCGTGGACCGCTAACCCGGACTTGCCGTTCCGGGTCAAGAATGGTGTTCCCCTTGTGCCGTATCAGCGCGAGTTCTTTTATATCCCCAAGGATCCAAAGGGATATGCCGATTATGAGTTCAGTAAGGAGTTTGAGGCTGCGAGGGTTGCTACCGCGGCGGCTTGA
- a CDS encoding uncharacterized protein (ID:PFLUO_004335-T1.cds;~source:funannotate) codes for MRKTYEDAFQFRGMTGGDWAYVSNTNETAGKPCLSPPTTVPASGRRLGIYILGWESIELHEDASLTPEFAVEIDKLKPHFGPGTGAWYALFKKHHSS; via the exons ATGCGCAAAACGTACGAAGACGCTTTCCAGTTCAGAGGTATGACGGGCGGTGATTGGGCATATGTGTCCAACACCAATGAGACTGCAGGCAAGCCGTGCCTGAGCCCGCCTACCACTGTACCTGCAAGTGGTCGAAGACTGGGAATTTACATTCTTGGGTGGGAGAGCATCGAG CTTCACGAGGATGCGTCGCTCACACCGGAATTTGCTGTGGAGATTGACAAGCTGAAGCCACACTTCGGCCCTGGAACTGGCGCATGGTATGCGCTTTTCAAGAAGCACCATTCAAGTTAG
- a CDS encoding uncharacterized protein (ID:PFLUO_004334-T1.cds;~source:funannotate), protein MKASPLLISWHNDNAPIYSVHFDPNGKGRLATAGNDNNVRIWRVDSTGEERKVTYLSTLIKHTQAVNVVRFSPKGEMLASAGDDGNVLLWVPSELQTQALGEDPSDDKETWRVKHMCRSSGAEIYDLAWSPDGVFIITGSMDNIARIYNAQTGQMVRQIAEHSHYVQGVAWDPLNEFVATQSSDRSVHIYSLKTKDGQFTLTSHGKILKMDLPGKRISSSSPAPPDLTSRPPPSTTSSIAIASPAPSTPGTPMASNLPMDPPPVSHSRRSSFGSSPSIRRSASPAPSLPLPAVKPLDISSPSLWGGLAVKNTNLYANETFTSFFRRLTFTPDGSLLFTPAGQFKTLHASATDPAKTTDEITNTVYVYTRAGFGKPPIAHLPGHKKPSVAVKCSPVQYTLKQNAQPAKHITLDTSSGEDMFPPLPDSVVSTGSNQAPKEQPPSSTPAAGEASKSPNMENQGSDASQSSMTPVFALPYRIVYAVATQDAVLVYDTQQQTPLCVVSNLHFATFTDLTWSNDGLTLIMSSSDGFCSALSFAPGELGQLYTGSTSAAHHPVNSNPSSATITPQPTPTHVPSPVKTSHHAPSRSTGSAGPAAPTPSQAPPASPTRSNSASSGTTQPSTAQSTAMFNNPTPTLGSVPSVTATHSAHPSTLPLTTPPQTPMSGAPTGGAANTTNNNSSVLGKRDIRTAGDAEKEDCKDAESGAAQQPKKRRVAPTLVSTGTESESSAKDDSRNADAGR, encoded by the exons ATGAAGGCCTCCCCGCTGCTCATCTCATGGCACAACGACAATGCCCCGATCTATTCGGTCCATTTCGACCCCAATGGCAAGGGCCGTCTAGCTACGGCTGGCAA TGATAACAATGTCCGA ATTTGGAGAGTCGACTCGACCGGTGAGGAACGCAAGGTCACCTATCTGAGTACTCTGATAAAGCATACGCAAGCGGTCAATGTGGTCCGGTTCAGTCCGAAAG GTGAGATGCTGGCATCGGCCGGAGACGACGGCAATGTCTTGCTCTGGGTACCGTCCGAACTACAGACACAAGCGCTAGGCGAGGATCCGTCAGACGATAAAGAGACATGGCGCGTGAAACATATGTGCCGCTCGTCCGGTGCGGAGATCTACGACCTGGCCTGGTCCCCGGATGGGGTGTTCATCATCACGGGGAGCATGGATAATATTGCTCGAATCTATAATGCTCAAACAG GGCAAATGGTACGGCAGATCGCAGAACACTCTCACTACGTACAAGGCGTGGCCTGGGATCCACTCAATGAATTCGTTGCGACACAGTCCTCCGACCGCTCCGTACACATCTACAGCCTGAAGACGAAGGATGGACAGTTTACCTTGACGTCGCACGGGAAGATCCTCAAGATGGATCTGCCTGGCAAacgcatctcctccagcagccCAGCACCCCCGGATTTGACGAGCAGACCTCCACCCAGCACAACCAGCTCCATTGCCATTGcatctcctgctccttcGACTCCGGGAACTCCAATGGCTTCGAATTTGCCGATGGACCCTCCGCCCGTGTCGCACAGCCGGCGTTCATCGTTTGGCTCGTCTCCATCGATCCGACGCTCGGCATCACCAGCCCCGTCATTGCCGCTGCCCGCGGTGAAGCCGCTGGATATTTCGTCTCCGAGCCTTTGGGGTGGACTCGCGGTCAAGAACACCAATCTTTACGCAAATGAGACGTTTACATCCTTCTTCCGACGATTGACATTCACCCCCGACGGGAGCCTGCTGTTTACGCCGGCTGGCCAGTTCAAGACCCTCCACGCGTCAGCTACAGACCCGGCGAAGACCACAGACGAGATCACCAATACCGTCTATGTCTACACCCGAGCGGGCTTCGGCAAACCGCCCATCGCCCACCTTCCTGGTCACAAGAAACCGTCTGTGGCCGTCAAATGCTCGCCGGTGCAGTACACACTGAAGCAGAACGCTCAACCTGCCAAACACATCACCCTGGATACGTCGTCTGGGGAGGATATGTTCCCTCCTCTGCCCGATTCCGTTGTTTCGACAGGTTCAAATCAAGCCCCGAAGGAGCAGCCTCCGTCATCCACACCGGCTGCTGGCGAGGCTTCCAAATCACCGAACATGGAAAACCAGGGCAGTGACGCCAGCCAAAGCTCGATGACTCCAGTCTTTGCGCTTCCCTACCGTATAGTATATGCCGTGGCCACGCAAGATGCTGTCCTTGTCTATGATACGCAACAGCAAACCCCCCTTTGTGTTGTGAGCAACCTACATTTTGCTACCTTTACCGATCTCACCTG GTCGAACGACGGCTTGACCTTGATCATGAGCTCGTCCGATGGATTttgctctgctctctccTTCGCGCCCGGGGAACTGGGCCAGCTGTATACGGGGTCGACCTCGGCAGCTCACCACCCCGTCAACTCGAATCCTTCGTCCGCGACCATCACCCCTCAGCCAACACCAACACATGTCCCATCCCCAGTCAAGACGAGCCACCATGCGCCATCAAGAAGTACCGGGTCCGCAGGGCCTGCCGCACCCACCCCATCCCAAGCTCCACCCGCCAGTCCTACGCGGTCCAACTCCGCCAGCTCAGGAACAACGCAACCATCTACAGCCCAGAGTACCGCAATGTTCAACaacccaaccccaacacTCGGGTCTGTCCCATCGGTAACAGCAACGCACTCGGCCCATCCCTCCACACTCCCTCTCACCACGCCACCGCAAACCCCCATGTCTGGCGCTCCCACAGGCGGCGCTGCGAACACGACAAACAACAACAGTAGTGTGCTAGGGAAACGCGATATTCGAACTGCTGGCGAcgcagagaaggaagacTGCAAAGATGCGGAGTCGGGTGCCGCACAGCAGCCGAAGAAGCGCCGTGTCGCGCCGACGCTGGTCTCGACGGGCACTGAGTCCGAATCATCGGCAAAAGATGACAGTCGGAATGCGGATGCTGGGAGGTAA
- a CDS encoding uncharacterized protein (ID:PFLUO_004328-T1.cds;~source:funannotate): MAATSDHEDAAPTADQLAAIHSLAESIYLAAARSLGLLKQVRSELGLFLSVLSTTETHIPHLPRNSAQVTEISKTLEACRQVLLDLQQSKESSDESQISDLEARLSACIIDLTSLNTDLMKFSQENLDCKLQAFIDEIQTGMRDSKIVVNALSGHSSSNDGPEWNLLQQELATVAGISPALINEDRMFIVAKLRSAFPQQKRAPSPRGAKRASNQRHASFSIFSSDGHFNKKVVSTDKFPALLASQASVEYSDKQVRPKPSFPMRMKAQSDPHAMRNTRPKDNFPVRVATFSEAQKQTMQQSRYNPSGKKPSEARKLFYQIRHGQHDFFYHISWGNFPQVKQCLEKGADVEAVHENGCTPLQMAASCGYEEIVRLLINWDADMNHFSFGQPTALGRAAAIGHGELVQLLLENGAQVNRGGQKPLSKAVEAGCEDIVQVLLACGAGIDLMDVDGSTALGNAVKNGRVALAQLLLDNGANVSKSLNGEGRQPLYDAVEMGYVDMVRLLLAYRADPRMKTRQGASALSLAASMNRRDVLGVFQHFGYSAESAGYTAVQYA, encoded by the exons ATGGCGGCCACATCAGATCATGAGGATGCCGCCCCAACCGCCGATCAACTTGCTGCAATCCACTCACTGGCAGAGTCGATCTatctcgccgccgcgaggTCATTGGGACTCCTCAAGCAGGTCCGGAGTGAGCTTGGGCTTTTCCTTTCGGTACTGAGCACAACTGAGACGCACATTCCGCATCTTCCCCGGAATAGTGCCCAGGTTACGGAAATCAGCAAGACATTGGAGGCCTGTCGTCAGGTGTTGCTGGATTTGCAACAATCCAAGGAAAGTTCCGATGAGAGCCAAATCTCGGATTTGGAAGCGAGACTATCCGCTTGTATTATTGATCTCACATCATTGAACACTGATCTGATGAA GTTCTCGCAAGAAAATCTCGACTGCAAGTTACAAGCGTTCATAGATGAGATCCAAACCGGCATGCGAGATTCGAAGATTGTTGTTAATGCCCTGAGTGGccattcctcctccaatgATGGTCCAGAATGGAATCTACTGCAACAGGAACTGGCGACGGTTGCCGGAATCAGCCCTGCACTAATCAATGAAGACCGCATGTTTATTGTGGCAAAGTTGCGAAGTGCTTTTCCGCAGCAGAAAAGGGCTCCTAGTCCTCGCGGTGCAAAGCGCGCCTCGAACCAACGACATGCCTCCTTCTCAATTTTCTCCAGCGACGGCCATTTCAACAAGAAAGTCGTATCCACCGACAAATTCCCGGCACTATTGGCCTCACAAGCTAGTGTAGAGTATTCAGACAAACAAGTGCGGCCCAAGCCCAGTTTTCCCATGCGGATGAAGGCGCAATCCGACCCACATGCAATGAGAAACACGCGCCCAAAAGACAACTTCCCGGTACGAGTGGCAACTTTCAGCGAGGCACAAAAGCAAACCATGCAACAATCCAGGTACAATCCTTCAGGCAAGAAACCCAGTGAGGCACGCAAACTATTCTACCAAATCCGGCACGGCCAACACGATTTCTTCTACCACATCTCCTGGGGCAATTTCCCGCAAGTGAAACAGTGTCTCGAGAAAGGCGCCGACGTCGAAGCCGTGCATGAAAACGGATGCACACCATTGCAAATGGCAGCATCATGCGGCTACGAGGAGATTGTCCGCCTGCTCATAAACTGGGACGCTGACATGAACCATTTCTCTTTCGGCCAACCGACTGCGCTCGGAAGAGCTGCTGCCATCGGCCATGGAGAGCTTGTCCAGTTGCTGCTAGAGAATGGAGCACAAGTGAACCGCGGCGGACAAAAACCGCTCTCCAAGGCGGTGGAGGCAGGCTGTGAGGATATCGTGCAGGTGCTGCTGGCTTGCGGTGCTGGAATTGACCTGATGGATGTTGATGGATCCACGGCACTGGGAAACGCCGTGAAGAACGGGCGTGTGGCATTGGCGCAACTCCTATTGGATAACGGGGCAAATGTTAGCAAAAGTTTGAATGGTGAAGGTAGACAGCCACTTTATGATGCTGTTGAGATGGGCTATGTGGATATGGTTAGGCTGTTATTGGCTTACAGGGCTGATCCTCGCATGAAGACTCGACAGGGGGCTTCTGCCTTGTCTCTGGCTGCGTCGATGAACCGGAGAGATGTTCTAGGAGTCTTTCAGCATTTTGGCTATTCTGCCGAGTCTGCTGGATATACCGCGGTGCAGTATGCTTAG
- a CDS encoding uncharacterized protein (ID:PFLUO_004329-T1.cds;~source:funannotate): protein MSAAEANNVGLEKDVEADRAGAGTNNTVNHTMSAEEHQIAQQAARFGYGPLAHVNTAESRLPAFGGEFQPGLYKPVEGRKFANPAPLGLSAFALTTFVLSLVNMSTRGLTVPNIVVGLAFGYGGLVQLLAGMWEMAVGNTFGATALSSYGGFWIAFGITLTPGGFDIAGQFATSAAPSGAGTPAFNNAMGLFLMGWFIFTTILVLCTLRSTVAFFCLFFFLDLTFLLLGLGYLYNEGGPDTSAPNTKLQKAGGFFGLLAAFAAWYNAFAGMADDSNSFFVVPVAHFPWSATGRARREKTKREQV, encoded by the exons ATGTCTGCAGCTGAAGCAAACAACGtcggcctggagaaggacGTCGAGGCTGACCGCGCCGGGGCCGGGACCAACAACACCGTGAACCACACCATGTCTGCGGAGGAGCACCAGATTGCTCAACAGGCTGCCCGCTTCGGCTACGGTCCTCTGGCTCACGTCAACACCGCCGAATCCCGCCTGCCCGCCTTTGGTGGTGAGTTCCAGCCCGGTCTATACAAGCCCGTCGAGGGTCGCAAGTTCGCCAACCCAGCTCCTCTGGGTCTGTCTGCTTTCGCCCTGACCACCTTCGTGCTGAGTCTCGTCAACATGAGCACCCGTGGCTTGACCGTCCCCAACATCGTCGTCGGTCTGGCCTTCGGATATGGTGGTCTGGTGCAATTGCTCGCCGGCATGTG GGAAATGGCTGTCGGAAACACCTTCGGTGCCACCGCCCTGTCCTCGTATGGTGGATTCTGGATTGCCTTCGGTATCACCCTCACTCCCGGCGGTTTCGATATTGCCGGGCAGTTCGCCACCAGCGCTGCGCCGAGCGGCGCTGGGACCCCGGCTTTCAATAACGCAATGGGCTTGTTCCTGATG GGCTGGTTCATCTTCACGACCATCCTGGTCCTCTGCACGCTTCGCTCAACGGTGGCATTCTTCTGCCTGTTCTTTTTCCTGGACCTGACCTTCCTgctgcttggccttggcTACCTCTACAACGAGGGCGGCCCCGACACCTCGGCCCCCAACACCAAACTCCAGAAGGCTGGTGGTTTCTTTGGTCTCCTGGCTGCATTCGCCGCTTGGTACAACGCCTTCGCTGGTATGGCCGACGACAGCAACAGCTTCTTCGTTGTTCCGGTCGCCCACTTCCCCTGGTCGGCCACTGGCCGTGCCCGCCGCGAAAAGACCAAGCGCGAGCAGGTATAG
- a CDS encoding uncharacterized protein (ID:PFLUO_004332-T1.cds;~source:funannotate): MASTRQERQQMRQRGAGTHKAKEVDFGFSFGSPAIDQPSVLEALEPAVPPRATPPAESQRSTRRTPGSARNNLPERPSTYDLPADDVPEQRQSAKRRRLKTTTRQSPARPKAGTSATQEPGKSNTQASAGHAPEAVATNSLQTAPSKQQPPSSKTNGAESVTNPLQETQPSVQSPAKAKQPRGRPRKSQSPNTQPQAKALQDTTSSPKRTRQTPNSQSKAGPSRRRSASETRPQAASEANAETSKTIREAATVTEGKKPRGRPARTVNDDDSTQTAEDVAREQETSKPKRGRGRPSTSGKARESLSRPEAPTESTPTAAKSSAPKGRGRKPTSKKAVEEPVPSSEPETQAESSAPKRGRPAGKKARRAPEPEPEEEHAEDEDRSEAPRRRARSPRGETVPITVHRLANASAWGGTDSAVDEEEESADELSTLRKTKLPNRGGVNPADVLSQICRETLEKTLATLKTGIANETNATRRAEWTRKRKAVEAFGSELDGRLLDLSEMLDSNFVLGVQLKKSKREMLDLRSQLYDIRKEREDVALQMDAVRAKHMEEENAKSARTAINNSLHTLELALDRTQQRATTTTTSTNASPSPADVEFMLRAVADDVSCLAPGAQGGLLTQMRAFNAQLEATARRLES; encoded by the exons atggcctcca CGCGCCAGGAACGGCAGCAGATGCGGCAGCGCGGTGCTGG GACGCACAAAGCCAAGGAAGTCGATTTTGGTTTCTCGTTTGGAAGTCCGGCAATCGACCAGCCTTCGGTTCTAGAGGCACTTGAGCCTGCGGTTCCACCGCGAGCAACGCCGCCCGCGGAGTCCCAACGAAGCACTCGGCGCACGCCAGGCAGCGCGCGTAATAATCTTCCAGAGAGACCCTCGACTTACGATCTACCTGCGGACGATGTACCGGAACAGAGACAGAGTGCGAAACGGAGACGGCTCA AAACAACGACACGACAGAGCCCTGCACGACCAAAAGCTGGTACCTCAGCAACCCAGGAGCCCGGCAAATCCAACACACAAGCGAGCGCGGGCCACGCCCCAGAAGCTGTAGCTACGAATTCACTCCAAACAGCCCCGTCGAAgcaacaaccaccctcttCAAAAACCAATGGCGCGGAATCAGTCACCAATCCCCTCCAAGAAACCCAACCAAGTGTCCAGTCACCAGCAAAGGCGAAACAACCTCGCGGCAGGCCGCGCAAGAGTCAATCACCCAATACCCAACCCCAAGCCAAGGCTCTACAAGATacaacctcatcgccaaAACGCACTCGACAGACCCCAAATTCACAATCGAAGGCAGGACCCTCGCGAAGGCGCAGTGCTTCAGAGACACGACCCCAGGCCGCATCCGAGGCAAATGCTGAGACGAGCAAAACGATTCGCGAGGCAGCCACAGTCacagaaggaaagaagccGCGGGGTCGTCCGGCGCGCACTGTcaacgatgatgattccACACAAACTGCAGAGGACGTGGCGCGCGAGCAGGAGACATCCAAACCCAAACGTGGTCGTGGCCGACCATCAACTTCAGGCAAGGCCCGCGAGTCTCTATCTCGACCAGAAGCTCCAACGGAGTCTACGCCAACTGCGGCCAAATCGTCCGCACCTAAGGGTCGGGGTCGAAAGCCAACATCGAAAAAGGCTGTTGAGGAGCCCGTTCCCTCGTCGGAGCCCGAGACACAGGCGGAATCCTCTGCGCCCAAACGCGGCAGACCAGCTGGCAAGAAAGCCCGCCGCGCACCAGAACCCGAGccggaagaagaacatgcagaagacgaagaccgCTCCGAGGCACCGCGCCGCCGAGCCCGGTCACCCCGCGGGGAAACAGTTCCCATCACAGTCCACCGGCTAGCCAATGCATCTGCATGGGGAGGAACGGACTCGGccgtcgacgaagaggaagaatccGCGGACGAGCTCTCGACCCTCCGAAAGACCAAACTGCCCAACCGCGGCGGCGTCAACCCCGCGGACGTGCTCAGCCAGATCTGTCGCGAGacgctggagaagacgctCGCGACGCTGAAGACCGGGATCGCAAACGAGACCAACGCCACCCGCCGCGCCGAATGGACCCGCAAACGCAAAGCCGTCGAAGCCTTCGGCTCAGAGCTGGACGGCCGGCTCCTGGACCTGAGCGAGATGCTCGACAGCAACTTTGTGCTCGGTGTCCAGCTCAAAAAGTCCAAGCGCGAGATGTTGGACTTGCGCAGCCAACTGTATGATATCcgcaaggagcgcgaggatgTCGCGCTGCAGATGGACGCGGTGCGCGCGAAGCacatggaagaagagaatgcgAAGTCG GCCCGCACCGCGATCAACAACTCGCTGCATACTCTCGAGCTGGCTCTCGACCGGACTCAGCAGCGCGCTACAACGACCACAACCTCTACGAACGCCTCCCCCTCGCCCGCTGACGTGGAATTCATGCTCCGCGCCGTCGCAGACGATGTTAGCTGTCTGGCTCCCGGGGCGCAGGGCGGACTATTGACCCAGATGCGGGCATTCAATGCGCAGCTTGAAGCTACGGCGCGCCGATTGGAAAGCTGA